In Rhizophagus irregularis chromosome 26, complete sequence, one genomic interval encodes:
- a CDS encoding N-alpha-acetyltransferase daf-31, whose product MNIRQATSDDLLAMQNCNIMNLPENYQMKYYFYHALSWPQLSFVAEDHKGRIVGYVLAKMEEDPEEAPHGHITSLSVMRTYRRLGVAEKLMTQAQKNMVEVFNAQYVSLHVRKSNRAALNLYKDTLKFGIHKVEDKYYADGEDAYAMRKELQPSNSATSIISTKT is encoded by the exons atgaatattagaCAAGCAAcg TCCGATGACTTACTTGCTATgcaaaattgtaatattatgaatttacccgagaattatcaaatgaaGTATT ATTTTTATCATGCATTATCTTGGCCGCAATTATCATTTGTCGCTGAAGATCATAAAGGAAGGATTGTTGGTTATGTGTTAGctaaaat ggAAGAAGATCCCGAAGAAGCACCACATGGTCATATAACATCACTTTCCGTGATGAGAACATATCGTAGATTAGGTGTCGCCGAAAAATTAATGACACAAGCTC aaaaaaatatggtgGAAGTATTTAATGCTCAATATGTTTCGTTACATGTTCGTAAAAGTAACAGAGCagctttaaatttatataaggaTACTTTGAAATTCGG gATCCATAAAGTGgaagataaatattatgcAGATGGGGAAGATGCTTATGCCATGAGAAAAGAATTACAACCTAGTAATTCAGCTACTTCTATTATTAGTACGAAAACATAA